In one Choloepus didactylus isolate mChoDid1 chromosome 1, mChoDid1.pri, whole genome shotgun sequence genomic region, the following are encoded:
- the ZNF654 gene encoding zinc finger protein 654 isoform X3, translating into MALIKSCINHPEISKDLYFHQALFTCLFMSPLEDQLFREHLLKTDCKSGIDIICNTEKEGKTMLALQLCESFLIPQLQNGEMYCIWELIFIWSKLQLKSNPSKQVFVDQCYQLLRTATNVRVIFPFMKIIKDEVEEEGLQICVEICGCALQLDLHDDPKTKCLIYKTIAHFLPNDLEILRICALSIFFLERSLEAYHTVERLYKCPDEEYNEGTSSVQNRVRFELLPILKKGLFFDPEFWNFVMIKKNCIALLRDKSAVGFLNESTLENSVGNLKKTEQQSLDERLHSITDQSTREFDPDDLSGVQSKGHGHTKKNLTSVNASKVDHNVPRHRCVLCNKEFLGGHIVRHAQAHQKKGSFSCVICGRKFRNRGLMQKHLKNHVKKIQRQQIAAVQQENQENPALEEIKCSDSSISFENGNSDNKDLEVETLTASSDGNKEIITEHVAQFTEIPVSAPEYVENITENGSTNTPLNNVPEPLPECDDEEEEEVDYEEDDYDLNQETSILHKINGTVCHPKDIYATDQEGNFKCPALGCVRIFKRIGFLNKHARTVHPTDLNVRQTVMKWSKGKCKFCQRQFEDSQHFIDHLNRHSYPNVYFCLHFNCSESFKLPFQLAQHTKSHRIFQAQCSFPECHELFEDLPLLYEHEAQHYLSKTPESSAQPSEVILWDVLTDSNPNHQEKDSSSNEKQTISLPVSTSISRKDSAKPKTCIENMEKKTDNLVQNGNEHSDDAVSDISLIDQKMPDTEPNSENNCSISDQLVNGHSEIEQTPLVSSDPALKIDTTRTRTENGSILPIIVPQGHNTLPVSQAPSKPNLTSEHTSYGLILTKPYVRPLPPSYLDEQYLSMPKRRKFLTDRVDACSEQDNVCKKSVKRLRCGKCLTTYCNAEALEAHLAQKKCQTLFGFDSDDESKSFCSVGIAVEIENAIELIVTDL; encoded by the exons ATGGCTCTCATTAAGTCTTGTATAAATCACCCAGAAATCAGTAAAGACTTGTACTTCCATCAAGCACTCTTCACATGTCTGTTTATGTCACCTCTAGAAGATCAGCTATTCCGGGAG cATTTATTGAAAACTGATTGTAAGAGTGGAATTGATATCATCTGTAACACTGAGAAAGAAGGCAAGACCATGTTAGCTTTGCAACTCTGTGAATCCTTTCTTATTCCACAGCTCCAGAATGGAGAGATGTACTGTATCTG ggaATTGATTTTCATATGGAGTAAACTACAGCTTAAATCTAATCCTTCAAAACAAGTTTTTGTAGACCAATGCTACCAACTTTTAAGAACAGCGACTAATGTGAGAGTCATATTTCCTTTCATGAAAATCATTAAAGATGAG GTTGAAGAAGAAGGCTTGCAAATTTGTGTTGAAATATGTGGTTGTGCTCTGCAATTAGACCTTCATGACGAtcccaaaactaaatgtctaatTTATAAAACGATTGCACATTTTTTGCCAAATGATTTGGAGATCCTCAGGATTTGTGCACTCTCAATATTTTTTCTTGAGCGCTCCTTAGAAGCTTATCACACTGTTGAACGGCTCTACAAATGTCCAGATGAAGAATATAATGAAGGCACAAGTAGTGTTCAAAATCGTGTTCGTTTTGAATTACTTCCAATTTTGAAAAAAGGATTGTTTTTTGATCCTGAATTTTGGAACTTTGtaatgataaagaaaaactgTATAGCGTTACTGCGAGATAAATCAGCAGttggatttttaaatgaaagtacACTGGAAAATTCTGTAGGTAACCTTAAAAAGACAGAACAGCAAAGTTTAGATGAAAGGCTTCACTCTATTACTGATCAGAGTACACGAGAGTTTGATCCCGATGATCTTTCTGGAGTGCAGTCTAAAGGTCATGGTCATACAAAGAAAAACTTAACATCTGTAAATGCTTCTAAAGTAGATCACAATGTCCCAAGGCATCGCTGTGTGTTATGTAACAAAGAATTTCTAGGTGGTCACATTGTAAGGCATGCCCAGGCTCATCAGAAAAAAGGCAGTTTTTCATGTGTTATATGTGGTAGGAAATTTAGAAACAGAGGACTTATGCAGAAGCATTTAAAGAATCATGTTAAGAAAATACAGAGACAACAAATTGCTGCAGTTCAacaggaaaatcaggaaaatcCTGCTTTGGAAGAAATAAAGTGTTCTGATTCTTCcatttcatttgaaaatgggAATTCTGATAATAAGGATTTGGAAGTAGAGACTCTTACTGCTTCCAGTGATGGCAACAAAGAAATCATCACTGAGCATGTGGCTCAATTCACTGAAATTCCTGTAAGTGCACCAGAATATGTTGAGAACATTACTGAAAATGGCAGTACTAATACTCCTTTAAATAATGTCCCAGAGCCTTTACCTGAAtgtgatgatgaggaggaggaggaagttgaTTATGAGGAAGATGATTATGACCTGAATCAAGAAACCTCAATTCTTCATAAAATCAATGGAACTGTGTGTCATCCAAAAGACATATACGCAACAGATCAAGAAGGAAACTTTAAGTGTCCTGCTCTTGGTTGTGTTAGGATATTTAAAAGAATTGGATTTCTAAATAAACACGCAAGGACTGTACATCCAACTGATTTAAATGTGCGACAAACAGTAATGAAATGGAgcaaaggaaaatgcaaattttgtCAAAGGCAATTTGAAGATTCTCAACATTTTATAGATCACCTCAATAGACATAGCTATCCAAATGTGTacttttgtttgcattttaattGCAGTGAGTCATTTAAGCTGCCTTTCCAGCTTGCTCAGCATACAAAAAGTCACAGGATATTTCAAGCTCAGTGTAGTTTTCCAGAATGCCATGAGCTTTTTGAAGATCTCCCTCTGCTCTATGAACATGAAGCTCAGCATTATTTAAGTAAAACACCCGAATCATCTGCACAACCAAGTGAAGTGATTCTTTGGGATGTTCTTACAGACTCAAACCCTAATCATCAGGAAAAAGACTCATCTAGTAATGAGAAACAGACTATTAGCCTGCCAGTTTCTACTAGCATATCAAGGAAAGATTCTGCAAAACCAAAGACATgtatagaaaatatggaaaagaaaacagacaatttaGTTCAGAATGGAAATGAACATTCTGATGATGCTGTTTCAGATATAAGCTTGATAGACCAAAAGATGCCTGATACAGAGCCAAATTCTGAAAATAACTGTAGTATTAGTGATCAGTTAGTCAATGGACACAGTGAAATAGAGCAAACACCTTTAGTTTCATCAGATCCTGCTTTGAAAATTGATACAACTAGAACCAGGACAGAAAATGGTTCTATTTTACCCATCATTGTACCACAAGGACACAATACCCTGCCAGTATCTCAGGCACCTTCCAAACCAAATCTAACAAGTGAACACACTTCATATGGCTTAATTTTAACAAAGCCATATGTCAGACCATTGCCTCCCAGCTACCTTGATGAACAGTACCTTAGTATGCCAAAACGCCGTAAATTTCTGACTGACAGAGTAGATGCCTGTTCTGAACAGGATAATGTTTGtaaaaaatcagtgaaaagaTTAAGATGTGGCAAATGTCTGACCACCTACTGTAATGCAGAAGCACTTGAAGCTCACCTTGCACAAAAGAAATGTCAGACACTCTTTGGATTTGATTCAGATGATGAAAGTAAGTCTTTTTGCTCAGTAGGTATAGctgtagaaatagaaaatgccATAGAATTAATTGTAACAGATCTTtga
- the C1H3orf38 gene encoding uncharacterized protein C3orf38 homolog — protein MTGLSQPEMEGCRKMLGLLDNDEIMALCDTITNRLVQPEDRQDAIHAILVYSQSVEELLRRKKVHREVIFKYLAAQGVIIPPATEKHNLIQHAKDYWKKQSKLKLKESPEPVTKTEDIQLFKQQEKEDKKAEKIDFRRLGREFCHWFFELLNSQNPFLGPPQDEWGPQHFWHDVKLRFYYSTSEQNVIDYHGAEIVSLRLLSLVKEEFLFLNPNLDSHGLKCASSPHGLVMVGVAGTVHRGNTCLGIFEQIFGLIRCPFVENTWKIKFINLRIIGEGSLAPGTVQKPSITFEPSDLEAFYNVISLCGTSEIRLNGKQVLDSGTGDQALCSGNEALLNKRELSLPLKH, from the exons ATGACGGGGCTCAGCCAGCCAGAGATGGAGGGCTGTCGCAAAATGCTTGGCCTTCTGGACAACGACGAGATCATGGCCCTGTGCGACACTATCACCAACCGCCTGGTGCAGCCTGAGGACCGCCAAG atGCCATTCATGCAATATTAGTTTACAGTCAAAGTGTAGAAGAACTTTTGAGGCGTAAAAAAGTCCACCGAGAAGTCATATTTAAGTACCTGGCAGCACAAGGGGTTATTATACCTCCAGCTACTGAAAAACACAATCTTATTCAGCATGCAAAAGATTATTGGAAAAAGCAATCAAAACTGAAATTGAAGGAATCACCAGAGCCAGTTACAAAGACAGAAGACATTCAACTCTTTAAACAA CAGGAGAAGGAagataaaaaagctgaaaaaatagaTTTTCGTCGATTAGGAAGAGAATTCTGTCATTGGTTCTTTGAGCTTCTTAATTCTCAGAATCCTTTTTTGGGACCACCTCAAGATGAATGGGGGCCACAGCACTTCTGGCATGATGTCAAGCTTAGATTTTATTACAGCACATCAGAACAAAATGTGATAGACTACCATGGAGCAGAAATTGTGAGCCTTCGCTTACTGTCACTGgtgaaagaagaatttctttttctcaacCCCAATCTGGATTCTCATGGATTGAAGTGTGCTTCCTCTCCCCATGGGTTAGTTATGGTTGGAGTTGCTGGGACTGTCCACCGAGGGAACACTTGTTTGGGCATTTTTGAACAAATTTTTGGACTCATCCGCTGCCCTTTTGTGGAGAATACTTGGAAAATCAAATTTATCAATCTGAGAATTATTGGAGAGGGTTCCCTTGCTCCTGGAACAGTACAGAAACCATCCATTACATTTGAGCCAAGTGATCTCGAGGCCTTTTATAATGTAATCAGTTTATGTGGTACCAGCGAAATACGACTTAATGGAAAGCAGGTATTGGATAGTGGAACTGGAGACCAAGCTTTATGTAGTGGAAATGAGGCATTGTTGAACAAAAGAGAACTGAGTTTACCTCTGAAGCATTGA